The Xiphias gladius isolate SHS-SW01 ecotype Sanya breed wild chromosome 7, ASM1685928v1, whole genome shotgun sequence genome window below encodes:
- the psmd2 gene encoding 26S proteasome non-ATPase regulatory subunit 2, protein MEEAKRKESKHPEKTDEKAKDKDKSQQPKDKEKDKKEEQELSEEDKQLQEDLEMMVERLSEKNTALYRPSLEELRRQIRSSTTSMTSVPKPLKFLRPHYGKLKEIHEGMAPGENKRFCADVVSVLAMTMSGERECLKYRLLGSQEELASWGHEYVRHLAGEVAKEWQEVEENDKTQQETLLKLVKEIVPYNMAHNAEHEACDLLMEIERLDMLEDYIDENAYGKVCLYLTSCVSYVPEPENSALLRCALNIFRKFNHYPEALRLALMLNDVEPVENIFTSCKDIVIQKQMAFMLGRHGMFLELNEDVEDYEDLTEIMSNVQLNSNFLALARELDIMEPKVPDDIYKTHLENNRFGGSGSQVDSARMNLASSFVNGFVNAAFGQDKLLTDDGNKWLYKNKDHGMLSAAASLGMILLWDVDGGLTQIDKYLYSSEDYIKSGALLACGIVNSGVRNECDPALALLSDYVLHNSNVMRIGAIFGLGLAYAGSNREDVLSLLLPVMGDSKSSMEVVGVTALACGMIAVGSCNGDVTSTIVQTIMEKNEQELKDTYARWLPLGLGLNHLGKGEAIETTLAALQVVPEPFRSFANTLVDICAYAGSGNVLKVQQLLHICSEHYEAKEKEKDEDKDKKDKKDKDKKDTTADMGSHQGVAVLGIALIAMGEEIGSEMALRTFGHLLRYGEPTLRRAVPLALALISVSNPRLNILDTLSKFSHDADPEVSHNSIFAMGMVGSGTNNARLAAMLRQLAQYHAKDPNNLFMVRLAQGLTHLGKGTLTLCPYHSDRQLMSQVAVAGLLTVLVSFLDVKNIILGKSHYILYGLVAAMQPRMLVTFDEELRPLPVSVRVGQAVDVVGQAGKPKAITGFQTHTTPVLLAHGERAELATEEYLPVTPILEGFVILRKNPNYET, encoded by the exons ATGGAGGAGGCGAAACGGAAAGAGAGTAAGCACCCCGAAAAGACTGATGAGAAGGCGAAGGACAAGGATAAGAGTCAGCAGCCCAAGGATaaagaaaaggacaagaaaGAAGAGCAAGAACTG TCAGAGGAAGACAAGCAGTTACAAGAGGACCTGGAAATGATGGTGGAGAGGCTGAGT GAGAAGAACACGGCGCTGTACCGTCCGTCGTTGGAAGAGCTGCGCAGACAAATCCGCTCCTCAACCACCTCCATGACCTCAGTACCCAAGCCCCTGAAATTCCTGCGCCCACACTATGGCAAGCTCAAAGAGATCCATGAGGGGATGGCTCCTGGAGAGAACAAG CGTTTCTGTGCTGATGTGGTGTCAGTGCTGGCCATGACAATGAGTGGTGAGAGGGAGTGTCTGAAGTACCGTCTGCTGGGCTCGCAGGAAGAGCTGGCCTCCTGGGGACATGAGTATGTAAG GCACCTGGCAGGTGAGGTCGCTAAGGAGtggcaggaggtggaggagaatgACAAGACACAGCAGGAGACGCTGTTGAAACTGGTGAAGGAGATTGTGCCCTACAACATGGCCCACAATGCTGAGCACGAGGCGTGCGACTTGCTGATGGAGATTGAGAGGCTGGACATGCTGGAGGACTACATTGATGAAAATGCTTATGGCAAAGTCTGCCTTTACCTCACCAG TTGTGTGAGTTATGTCCCTGAGCCAGAAAACTCAGCACTGCTGAGATGTGCCCTGAACATCTTCCGAAAGTTCAACCATTATCCGGAGGCCCTGCGTCTGGCCCTGATGCTCAATGATGTGGAGCCAGTTGAAAACATCTTTACATCCTGCAAAGACAT TGTCATCCAGAAGCAGATGGCCTTCATGCTCGGTCGTCACGGCATGTTCCTGGAGCTTAATGAGGATGTCGAGGACTATGAGGACCTGACAGAGATCATGTCTAATGTGCAGCTCAACAGCAACTTCTTGGCCCTGGCCAGAGAG TTGGACATCATGGAACCCAAAGTCCCAGATGACATCTACAAAACACACCTGGAAAACAACA GGTTTGGAGGCAGCGGCTCTCAGGTGGACTCTGCTCGTATGAATTTGGCGTCCTCCTTTGTGAACGGCTTTGTCAACGCAGCTTTTGGACAGGACAAGCTGCTCACAGACGATGGCAACAAGTGGCTGTACAAGAATAAGGACCAcg GCATGTTGAGCGCTGCAGCCTCCCTGGGTATGATCCTGCTTTGGGACGTGGATGGTGGTCTGACCCAGATTGACAAATACCTCTATTCTTCCGAGGACTACATCAAG tCCGGTGCCCTTCTGGCCTGTGGCATTGTAAACTCAGGTGTGAGAAACGAATGTGACCCGGCCCTCGCCCTGCTCTCAGACTATGTCCTCCACAACAGCAATGTCATGAGGATAGGAGCCATCTTTGG ACTGGGCCTGGCCTACGCTGGCTCCAACAGAGAAGATGTCCTTTCTCTGCTTCTCCCTGTCATGGGAGACTCCAAATCCAGCATGGAG GTGGTTGGTGTGACAGCGCTGGCATGTGGTATGATCGCAGTAGGGTCGTGTAACGGCGACGTGACCTCCACCATCGTCCAGACCATCATGGAGAAGAATGAGCAGGAGCTGAAGGACACATATGCCCGCTGGCTGCCTCTAGGCCTAGGACTCAACCACCTGG GTAAAGGAGAGGCAATTGAGACAACCCTGGCAGCTCTACAGGTTGTACCTGAACCTTTCCGCAGCTTTGCCAACACACTAGTGGATATCTGTGCCTATGCAG GTTCTGGTAATGTGCTGAAGGTGCAGCAGCTTCTCCATATCTGCAGTGAGCACTATGAAGccaaggagaaggaaaaagatgaGGACAAGGACAAGAAGGATAAGAAGGACAAAGACAAGAAGGACACTACTGCTGACATGGGCTCCCACCAG GGTGTAGCTGTTCTTGGTATTGCCCTGATTGCCATGGGGGAGGAGATTGGCTCTGAAATGGCACTGCGAACATTTGGACATCTG CTGCGCTATGGTGAGCCCACCCTGAGACGAGCAGTGCCCCTTGCCCTTGCTCTCATTTCCGTGTCCAACCCTCGTCTCAACATCTTGGACACCCTCAGCAAGTTTTCCCATGATGCTGACCCTGAGGTCTCCCACAACTCCATCTTTGCCATGGGCATGGTGGGGAGTG GCACAAATAACGCCCGTCTGGCTGCCATGCTGCGGCAGCTGGCACAGTATCACGCCAAAGACCCTAACAATCTCTTCATGGTCCGACTGGCTCAG GGTCTGACTCACTTGGGCAAAGGCACACTGACACTCTGTCCCTACCATAGCGACAGGCAGCTGATGAGCCAGGTGGCGGTTGCTGGACTGCTCACCGTGCTTGTTTCTTTCCTTGATGTCAAGAACA TAATCCTGGGGAAATCTCACTATATTCTCTACGGCCTGGTAGCAGCCATGCAGCCACGTATGCTGGTCACATTCGATGAGGAGCTCCGACCACTGCCTGTGTCTGTCAGAGTTGGACAG GCTGTGGATGTCGTGGGCCAGGCAGGCAAGCCAAAAGCCATCACAGGTTTCCAGACTCACACCACACCAGTGTTGCTCGCTCATGGAGAGAGGGCTGAGCTGGCCACAGAGGAGTACCTCCCTGTCACCCCCATCCTGGAGGGCTTTGTCATCCTCCGCAAGAACCCTAACTATGAAACCTAG
- the prss16 gene encoding thymus-specific serine protease codes for MAFQTCVLLVCKVTLFFLLSVFAVGEGRYKGFRSFNQLQDTRQRVVFEEQWFTQKLDHFSGADQRKWKQRYFVNEAFYKPEGPVFLMIGGEGPANPAWMQNGTWLIYAEKLGALCFMLEHRFYGKSHPTVDLSTDNLRFLSSRQALADLAHFRTTMAEARGLTNSKWVAFGGSYPGSLAAWFRLKYPHLVYASVATSAPFKATVNFEQYLEVVWRSLASENVECPLLVKMASDSLVERLKDPKTYDNITKDFNLCSKLQIQSKMDSAYFLEMLAGNFMDVVQYNEDNRGFEGVTGTNITIKVLCGVMGDRSLGEPYARYAAVARLMMDTFSIKCLDASFSTYLSEMTNTSWEGPAAGGGRQWVYQTCTEFGFYQSTDSPNQPFTGFPIEYYVKQCADFYNVSAEQLAEAVAQTNEYYGGYEIRSSRIVFPNGSIDPWHALGITQDIAPDLPAVFITGTAHCANMYPARSEDLLQLTLARDHIILLLQKWLKQ; via the exons ATGGCCTTCCAAACGTGTGTGTTGCTTGTGTGTAAAGTAACcttgtttttcctgttgtcTGTCTTTGCTGTCGGAGAGGGACGCTATAAGGGGTTCAGGAGTTTCAATCAATTGCAGGACACCAGGCAGAGAGTCGTGTTCGAGGAGCAGTGGTTCACTCAGAAACTGGATCACTTCAGTGGTGCAGACCAGAGAAAGTGGAAGCAA AGGTACTTTGTAAATGAAGCCTTCTACAAGCCAGAGGGCCCAGTGTTTCTGATGATAGGTGGAGAGGGCCCAGCCAATCCAGCATGGATGCAGAACGGAACCTGGCTCATCTACGCTGAGAAACTGGGAGCGCTCTGCTTCATGCTTGAGCATCGCTTCTATGGAAAGAGTCACCCGACAGT TGACCTCAGCACAGACAACCTGCGCTTCCTCAGCAGCCGTCAGGCTTTAGCTGACCTGGCCCACTTCCGCACCACGATGGCCGAGGCCCGCGGGCTGACCAACAGCAAGTGGGTGGCGTTCGGCGGGTCCTACCCAGGTTCTCTGGCTGCTTGGTTCAGGCTGAAGTACCCTCACCTGGTCTATGCCTCCGTGGCCACGAGTGCACCTTTTAAAGCTACTGTCAACTTCGAAC AGTACTTGGAGGTTGTGTGGCGTTCGCTGGCCTCAGAGAACGTAGAGTGCCCCCTACTGGTGAAAATGGCCTCAGATAGCCTTGTTGAACGCCTGAAGGATCCCAAGACCTATGACAACATCACTAAAGACTTCAA CTTGTGTTCCAAACTGCAGATCCAGTCAAAGATGGACTCTGCCTACTTCCTGGAAATGCTGGCTGGCAACTTCATGGACGTGGTCCAGTACAATGAAGACAACAGGGGGTTTGAG GGCGTGACAGGCACTAACATCACCATCAAGGTGCTGTGTGGAGTGATGGGTGACAGGTCACTGGGGGAGCCATATGCCCGCTATGCTGCTGTGGCCCGCCTCATGATGGACACCTTCTCTATTAAATGCCTAGATGCCAGCTTCAGCACCTACCTCAGTGAGATGACTAACACGTCCTGGGAGGGGCCGGCTGCAGGCGGAG ggAGACAGTGGGTCTACCAGACCTGCACTGAATTTGGATTCTACCAGAGCACCGATTCGCCCAATCAACCATTCACTGGCTTCCCTATCGA GTATTACGTGAAACAGTGTGCCGACTTCTACAACGTCAGTGCTGAGCAGCTGGCGGAGGCCGTTGCCCAGACCAATGAGTATTACGGCGGCTATGAGATCCGCTCCAGCAGAATAGTTTTCCCCAACGGGTCCATCGACCCCTGGCACGCCCTGGGAATCACGCAGGACATCGCGCCTGACCTCCCCGCGGTATTCATCACAG GAACAGCCCACTGTGCCAACATGTACCCTGCTAGGAGCGAGGATCTCCTCCAGCTGACTCTGGCCCGTGACCACATCATCTTACTCCTCCAGAAGTGGTTGAAGCAGTGA